The Halichoerus grypus chromosome 14, mHalGry1.hap1.1, whole genome shotgun sequence genome contains a region encoding:
- the TRAF1 gene encoding TNF receptor-associated factor 1 yields MASGPASSPHPAPDENEFPFGCPPTVCQDPTEPRALCCAACLSETVRTSEDRLCPKCRGDDPQSVSPGSLLSQEKDHPEEAEAEVGCPFAGVGCSYKGSSKLLQEHEVTSQTTHLNLLLGFLNQRKAQQGAGLGSRPMALEQNLSDLQLQAAVEVAGDLEVDCYRAPRSESQDELALQHFMKEKLLAELEGKLRVFENIVAVLNKEVEASHLALAASIHQSQLDREHILSLEQRVVELQQTLAQKDQALGKLEQSLRLMEEASFDGTFLWKITNVTRRCHESACGRTLSLFSPAFYTAKYGYKLCLRLYLNGDGTGKRTHLSLFIVIMRGEYDALLPWPFRNKVTFMLLDQNNREHAIDAFRPDLSSASFQRPQGETNVASGCPLFFPLNRLQSPKHAYVKDDTMFLKCIVETSA; encoded by the exons ATGGCATCTGGCCCAGCCAGCAGCCCCCACCCGGCCCCTGATGAGAACGAGTTTCCCTTTGGGTGCCCCCCCACCGTCTGCCAGGACCCAACAGAGCCCAGGGCCCTCTGCTGTGCGGCCTGTCTCTCTGAGACCGTGAG GACCAGCGAGGACCGGCTCTGTCCAAAATGCAGAGGGGACGACCCCCAGTCTGTAAGCCCGGGAAGCCTCCTGTCTCAGGAGAAG GATCACCCTGAGGAGGCTGAGGCTGAAGTTGGGTGCCCCTTTGCTGGTGTTGGCTGCTCCTACAAG GGGAGTTCAAAGCTCCTGCAGGAGCATGAGGTCACCTCCCAGACCACCCACCTAAACTTGCTTTTGGGGTTCCTGAATCAGCGGAAGGCCCAGCAGGGCGCGGGCCTGGGCTCTAGGCCCATGGCGCTGGAGCAGAATCTGTCAGACCTGCAGCTGCAGGCAGCCGTGGAGGTGGCGGGGGACCTGGAAGTGGACTGCTACCGGGCGCCCCGCTCCGAGAGCCAGGATGAGCTGGCCCTGCAGCACTTCATGAAGGAGAAGCTCCTGGCTGAGCTGGAGGGGAAGCTGCGCGTGTTTGAGAACATCGTCGCTGTCCTCAACAAGGAGGTGGAAGCCTCCCACCTGGCTTTAGCAGCCTCCATCCACCAGAGCCAGCTTGACCGCGAGCATATCTTGAGCTTGGAACAGCGG GTGGTGGAGCTGCAGCAGACCCTGGCTCAGAAAGACCAGGCCCTGGGCAAGCTGGAGCAGAGCCTCCGCCTCATGGAGGAGGCCTCCTTCGATGGCACCTTTCTCTGGAAGATCACCAACGTCACCAGGCGCTGCCATGAGTCAGCCTGTGGCAGGACCCTCAGCCTCTTCTCCCCAG CTTTCTACACTGCCAAGTACGGCTACAAGCTCTGCCTGCGTCTCTACCTGAACGGGGACGGGACGGGGAAGAGGACCCACCTGTCGCTCTTCATCGTGATCATGAGAGGGGAGTATGATGCTCTGCTGCCCTGGCCTTTTCGGAACAAG GTCACCTTCATGCTGCTCGACCAGAACAACCGAGAGCACGCCATCGACGCCTTCCGGCCCGACCTGAGCTCAGCGTCCTTCCAGCGGCCCCAGGGTGAGACCAACGTGGCCAGCGGCTGCCCGCTCTTCTTCCCCCTCAACAGGCTGCAGTCGCCCAAGCATGCCTACGTGAAGGATGACACCATGTTCCTCAAGTGCATCGTGGAGACAAGTGCTTAG